The segment CACGGTCGGAATGACCGGCTCCGCACGGGGGCCGCCGCCGGAGCCCGCCTCCCCGGGGGTATGATGATCCCCGACAACGGCGACGGCCCCTGGATCCAAGGACAGGCCCACCTGTGGGCGAAGATGCGGTCCGGGGGCGGGGACGATGCGCAGCGCGCGGGTGATGCGCAAAGCTGGCCCGGCCGGCTGCacgggccccccccccccccccccgccctggAAGGGTGCAGGAGCCCGGCGAGGCTGGGACCACCggtgcccccgcccccgccccgcgctCGGGCGCGATGGATTCCGTGTCGGGCCCGGAAACGCCGCAGCCACCCGGGACAGACTCGCCGGCGCCACCCT is part of the Bos indicus isolate NIAB-ARS_2022 breed Sahiwal x Tharparkar chromosome 11, NIAB-ARS_B.indTharparkar_mat_pri_1.0, whole genome shotgun sequence genome and harbors:
- the LOC109566414 gene encoding uncharacterized protein; translation: MMIPDNGDGPWIQGQAHLWAKMRSGGGDDAQRAGDAQSWPGRLHGPPPPPPALEGCRSPARLGPPVPPPPPRARARWIPCRARKRRSHPGQTRRRHPFTCSAGPETVAPGPVHPGSALRASHPHPQATCPGGSVFQREKA